The segment TTCCTCCCGGCGAAGTTCAGGGACGAGCTGACGGAGGGACTCGTGGTGACCAGGGGTCAGGAGCGCTGCCTCACCGTCTGGTCCCTGGCCGACTTCGCGAAGCTCACCGACCGGCTCCGCGAGGCGCCGGTCACGCAGAAGAACACCCGTGACTACGTCCGCATGCTGTTCGCCGCCGCCAGCCAGGAGGTGCCGGACAAGCAGGGACGCATCAACATCCCGGCACCACTGCGGGAGTACGCCTCGCTCCGCAAGGAGTGCGTCGTCATCGGGTCGATGAACCGGATCGAGATCTGGGACCCGACCTCGTGGGCGACCTACTCCGAGGAGCAGGAGCAGAAGTTCTCCGAGCTCAGCGACGA is part of the Nocardioides cavernae genome and harbors:
- the mraZ gene encoding division/cell wall cluster transcriptional repressor MraZ, producing the protein MFFGTYTPKLDEKGRLFLPAKFRDELTEGLVVTRGQERCLTVWSLADFAKLTDRLREAPVTQKNTRDYVRMLFAAASQEVPDKQGRINIPAPLREYASLRKECVVIGSMNRIEIWDPTSWATYSEEQEQKFSELSDEVFPGI